Sequence from the Candidatus Zixiibacteriota bacterium genome:
CGGACAGCGGCACGGCCGAGATCACCCGGGCCCGCCCGATCCCCTTGGCCTTCTCCACCCGCTCGACGAACTCGTCGATGATCTCGACCAGGTAGTTTATGCGGTGCTTGCCGACCAGCACGACGAGGAACTCGACAAACAGCCGTTGCAGCCGGCTGCCGAACACCGTCCTGAGCAGTTCGATCTTGTGCTCGTCGAGCACCTGCGGGGCGGTGAGGAAATTGAGCAGGGTCCGATCGGCGCGGACAACGGTCCGCAGGTCGGCCATCTGGCTGTACCCGGCGTCGAGCAGTCCCTTCTCGCGGGCCGCGTCAAAGAGCGCGTGGGCGTAGCGTTGAGCGACTTCCTGTGCCAGCATAGCCGCCTCAGGCCTTTTCGACGCTGTCGATGAAGCGGCCGATCAGCTGGCGGTGCCGGGCGTCATCGAGTTTTTCGCGGAGCAGTTTTTCGGCGGCGCCCATGGTGATGGCCACCATCTGCTCTTTGAGTTCGACCCGCGCCTTGGCCACCTCGCGCTCGAGATCGGTGCGGGCTTTCTGGGCAATCTCCCGGGCCTCGTCGCGGGCCTGGGCCTTGAGATCCTCGGCGATCCTCTTGCCCTCCGTCACCGCCTCGACCAGTTTCTGCCGCCGCTCCGATTCGATCTGCTTGAGCTTGGCCTCGTACTCGGCCGCCATCGCGGCCACCTTGCCCTTCTCCTTCTCGATCGTCTCGAATTCGCCGGCGATCCGGGACCGGCGCTCCTCCATGATGTTCATGAGCGGTCCCCAGGCGTACCGCTTGAGGATCCACACCGTGAGGAGGAACCCGAGCGCGTGTGTCAGTATTTGCTGCAGTTCGAAATTCATAGTATCACCAAGCTCCTAGGTTGAGACCGGAAGCCGGCGCCCCGACACACGTTTTCAACCGCCGATTTTGCCGCTGGCCAGGATGTAGACGATGAACACATAGATGGTGAGCGCCTCGATGAAGGCGGCACCGATGATCATCGCCGTCTGGATTTTGCCCGCCGCTTCCGGCTGCCGGCCGATCGCTTCCATCGCCGAACCCACGGCGCGCCCGATCCCCAGACCGGACCCGATCGCCGCCAGGCCCACCGCCAGGGGAGCCGCCAGACCCAACATCGCCTGATAATCCATCACATCCTCCTTTTACCGCTTGAAACCGTATGGTCCATCGTTCGTTCTGCCGCGTGTGCCTCAGTGCGCCGCCTCGTCGTGCGGCAGCATGAGGAGTATGTAAATCGTCGACAACAGCGTGAACACGAGCGCCTGGATCGTCGACAGCAAGAGCCCCAGGAAATAGAACGGGATCTGCAGCGGGACGCCCACCGGGGAGAAGCTGATCAGCATGATGCCCAGTGTCACGAAGACGGCGATGAGCGTGTCCTCGCCGGTGATGTTCCCGAACAGACGGAGCGACAGCGAGAACGGCTTGGCCAACTCGCCGATAATGTGCAGCGGGAACATGATGATCACCATCGACCACCCCACCGCCCCGACCGGGCTGCCCGCCAGGTGGTACAGGTAACCGCCGATCCCCAGCCTCCGTATCCCCGTCCACTGCGCATAGAGAAACACCAGCACCGCCATCGAGGCCGTGATGTTGATGCTCGTCGAAGGCGAGTGGCCCAGCGGAATCATCCCGATCCAGTTGAGCGCGAGAATATAGAAAAAGAGCGTCCCGAGAAACGGAAGGTACTTTCGGGTCTCATGGCCGAGGATCGAGTAGATGAAGTTGTACATCGACTCGACGCACCACTCCAGAAAATTCTGCAGCCGTCCGGGTATCATCTGCCGCCGGCGGTAGACGGACATGGCGACGATTGTGAAAAAGATCGCAACCACAAACGCGAAAAAGACATTGATCCAGTGTTCGAGGAACCGCACCCAGGCCACGTCCTCGATGCCGAAGGCCCAACCGATCAGCCAGATGAGGCTGGGCAGGTGCGGCGGTCCGGCATGCGCCCCGCCCGCGGCATGGCCGTCGGAGACGGCGGCGCCGTGGCCCCCCGCCTCCGCCGACACGCCCGCCGCCAGCGCGGGCGCGTACTTGGCCGCGGTCGTGGCGACGACTGTGAGATAGTAGGCGAGCATTTACACCGCCCTCTGCAGTTGCCCGCGTTTCCCGGCCGAGCGGTCGGCGCCCAAGAGCGCGCGGGCGGCCACCTTGAGCACCATCACCGCCAGGGGAACCGAGAACCCGGCCAGCAGCGCCAGGGGGCCGAAGAGCGGCGTCGTGGCGAGAAAGTAGCCGGACGCGTAGAGCAGCGGAAACTTCACCAGCGCCACGCCGGCCACCTCCATCTTGTTGGCCCCCCCGGGGCGAATCGCCGCGCGCACCAGGCGCGTCAACAGCATCAGGTTCACCATCCCCCACACGCCTCCTGACAGCACCGCCACCGTCGGGTAGATCCCGGCGTAGTAGATGCCGAAGGGGACGAAGATCAGGAGCACCAGCCCCGTCGTCTTCAGCGTCCGATTGATGAAACCGAGGTCGATCGTCTCATTCATGGCGTTTTTCCGAATCGTCCGCCGACGCCTTCCGCACCACCTGGACAATCTCCAGCGCTGCGGCGGCGACGCCCATCAGCACCCCCAGGGCGGCGAGGTACGGCTCCGTCCCCAGCTTCCGATCGGCCCAGTTGCCGATCAGATACCCGACAAGCACCCCGCCCAGCAAAAGGAACGGGACGGCTGTCAGCAGGCCTATCTGGCGGAGGTCCCGGCCAGGCTGATCGTCGGGACCCGACGACAACAATCCCATCTCAGCCTGCCTGCGAAAATTCAGGATGCCAATATATCCCGGTGCGCACTACTGTCAACTGATTTTTTTGGCGTTGTGCGGCCCGTTTCCGTATGAGAAAGGATCTTTCAGTCACAATTCCCCTCTGATAATCGGCTATTTCCAAACGACATACTATTGTTCAACCTGGGTCGCCTTACGCCACAATGAGACGACCGTGCGCCTGCCGGTATGTGACAAATGGCGCAAGCGGAGACCCGCGCGAAAGAACCGTCCTTGAGAATAATTTCACTAAATGCCATACAACATCAGGTAAATGGCCACCCCGCTCACCGAGACGAACAGCCAAACCGGCCACACCCACCGCGTGATCCGGACGTGCCGGTCGAACCGCCGCCGCCACGCGTGCCGGACCGCCAGCAGGATGAACGGGACCATCACGCCCGCCAGGATCACGTGCGGGATGAGGATGCCGAAATAGACCGGCCGCGTCCAGTCGTGCCGCGGATAGGGGACCGAGCCGACCCGGGCGTGGTAGACCAGGTAACTTGCGAGAAACAGCGCCGACGTCGCCAGCGCGGCGAGCATGAACCTCCTGTGGATGTCCGCCCGCCCCCGTTTGACCGCCGCGTACCCCGCCAGCAGCAGCAGCGTGCTCGTCCCGTTGAGGACGGCATTGAGGGAGGGGAGGTCGGCGGCGCTCATGGCAGGTCGTCCAGCAGTTCGCGGAGGTGCGTGCGCAGCACGTCCACGCTGGCCGCATCCGTCCCCGAGTAGTACGCCCGGATCCGGTGCCGGCCGTCGACCAGCGCGAACCGCGTGCTGTGATTGCCCGGAAGATCATCCGCCGCGAGCATGAAGTAGGTCTCCGAGATGCGCACGATCGAGTCGAGTGGACCGGTGAGAAACACCCAGCGCCGGTCGCTGACCCCGAACCGGGCGGCGTAGTCGGCCAGCCGGGCCGTCGAATCCGCCTCCGGGTCGACCGTGATCGACACGAACTGCACCCGGTCGGTCTCCGCAAAGGCCCGGTAGAGGTCGGCGAAGTGGCCGTTCATGATCGGGCAGGGTCCCCGGCAGCCGGTGAAGAAGAACTCGACCACGCTGAGCTTGTCGGTCAGGTCGGCATCGGTGAACGGCTCGCCGAACTGGTCGGTCAGCGTGAACGGTCCCACCGTGCCGAGAACGGGCAACTCGGACCGCGCTTTGTCGGCCTGGTAGAGGGTGACGAGGGCGACCCCGCCGAGCACCGCCGCCAGAATCACCCCGATCGTGATAATCTTGCTCATCCTCTCATCTCCCCGGCCGGCACCGGTCCGGGCTGCCGCGCGGCGGCCAGGGCCAGCAGGAGCGTGCCGATATAGAGCGAGGCGATCCACAGGTGGAAGACCTGGACGACCGGCGGGATGTCCCAGAAAATGAACGTCAGACCGCTGAGGATCTGCAATCCCACGAGCACCATGGCGGCGACCGCGGCCTGCCGCACCGCGGGCGCGCTCCCGCCGGGGGCGCGCAGCAACCCGCGCCCGGTCCACCAGGTCACGGCCGCGACCACGATTCCCAGCGCCATGTGGAGATGGCTCACCGCCCCGATCGCCATGATCGCTTTCGCCGCCGACCAGGCCGGATGGTCCTCGCGCATCGCCTCGAGCCCTTCCCGCACCCGCGTGCCGAGCATCACCTGAACGATGGCCAGCCCCCAGAGCAGAAGGAGCCGGCGCTGCGCCCAGGCGGCCAGGCCCTCCCCCGCCTCGCGCGGGTGGACTTGCCGATAGGCGCCCGCCGCCGCCCAGATGAGGAGGCTGACAATCACGAGCGCGAGGACCGTGTGCACCGTCACTACCAGCGGCGCGAGCTCCGAGGTGATGACCGCTCTCCCCTGCCACCCCTGGAGCGCCGTGAGCAGGCCGGCCGCGACCGCCGGCCACAGGATCCCGGGCGTCCGGCGCGCCCGCACAAGCGCCAGCACGGCGGTGGCCGCGATCAGCAGGCCGACTATCACGCCCGAAAGCCGGTTGGTGTACTCGATCCAGGCGAGCGTGAAATTGAACCGGCTCGGGTCGATGTCGGGGGGGAGCTGGCTGACGTCGGTCGGGGGCATCCAGCGGCCGAAACACTTCGGCCAGTCGGGGCAGCCCAGCCCGGCGCCGGACACGCGCACCAGGCCGCCGATGAAAATGAGCACGTAGGTTGCGATGGTGGATACCAGCGCCATGCGCCAGAGCGACTTCATAGACCCTTCCACTTCTAACGGCCGCCGGCTGCGCCGCGCCCCGGGCCGCAGCGCTTTCCCGATACTACCGCCGATTCAATCGGGGCGCAAGCTTTTCCTGCCCGGCCGGCGACTCAGCCCCCCGCGGCCGCCGTATCCGCCGATGGCGCCGCCTGCCGATAAATGACCGCCTCGGGGATGATCGGCGATTGCTTCTCGGGATCCACGTGCCCGCGGGTCATCGTGTCGGACATCGTCAGCACGATGAACACGGCCAGGAAGACCACGGCCGTGATGAACACCGCCGCGTACACTTTGCTGTCGTACTTCAGGTGCATGAAGAACAGCGCCACCAGGCCCGCTTTAACCGCCGCCACCGCCATCGCCACCACCAGGTTGAGGGCCCCGAAGTGGAACCGGGCGATGAAGACGGTGAGTGCGGTCAGCACCAGGAGCGCTGCGAAGACGCCGAAGTAGACGCGCAGCGGGAGAACGTGTTCCGTATGTACGTGTGTCGCGCTCGCCATAGCCGTTCACCCCACGAGATAGAACAAGGGAAAGAGGAAAATCCAGATCAAATCGACCAGGTGCCAGTACAGGCCGGTGAGCTCGACCGGCGTGTAGTACTCGGCCGAGAAATGGTTTCTCAGCGTGCGGGCGAGCACCCAGGTGATGACGCCCATGCCGACCAGAACGTGGATGCCGTGCAGCCCGGTCATGAGGAAGTACACGCTGAAGAACACGTGCGGGTTGGTCCCCTCCATGCCCTGGAACGTGTAGAACTTGCCCGGCAGCTGCCCCTCGTGAAACTTGTGCGCGTACTCGAAATACTTGATCACGAGGAAGGTCCCCGCCAGGGCGAGAGTCGCCGCGAGATTGGCCGCCGCCGCCCGCCGGTTGTCCATCTGGAGGAACCGGATCGCCAGCGCCACCGTGAGCGAACTCGTGATGAGCACGAGGGTGTTGACCGTGCCGCGCGTCGTGTTGAGGAAGGCGTGCCCGTTGTGGAATATCTCCGGGTTCCAGGCGCGGTAGACGGCGTAGGCGCAGAACAGCCCGCCGAAGAGGAGGACCTCGGTCAGCAGGAAGATCCACATTCCGAGCTTGGCCGAGTCTTTCTGCTGGGCCGGGTCGCTGAAGTGGTGGGCCAGGTGTTTCGGGTGCCCGTGGCCGGCCGCCCCCGGCGCTTCCATCCGTTCTTTCGCCATGCTCATGAGACGACCTCCGGCCGCACCGCCCGGCCGCCCGGTTCCACGTTCACCGGGATCACCCGGTCGTAGTCATACGGCCCGTGGGCGAGCGACGGCGTGAAGGGGAAATTCTCGGTCGGCGGCGGCGATGGCGTCTCCCACTCGAGCGTCAGGGCGCGCCACGGATTGCTTCCCGCCCGCCGGCCCCGCGCGAGCGAGTGGATGAGGTAGATTGCCATAATCACGAAACCCGCCCCGAGAATCCACGACCCGAAAGTCGAGAACGCGTGGAGCGGCTGGTACTGGTCGAGGTAGTTGTAGTAGCGCCGCGGCATTCCGTGGAGACCGAGGAGAAACTGGCTGCCGAAGGTGACGTTGAAACCGACAAAGATCAGCGCGCACGCGACTTTCGCCCATGGCTCGTTGTACATCCTCCCGAACATCTTCGGCCACCAGTGGTGCAGCCCGCCGAGGAACGCGATCACCGTCCCGCCCATCATCACGTAGTGGAAGTGGGCGACGATGAAGTAGGTGTCGTGGACGTGGACATCGACCGCCAGCGCCCCGAGCATGATCCCGGTGAACCCGCCGATGCTGAACAGGAACAAAAACGACAGCGCGTAGAGCATCGGCGTGGTCAGCTTGATCGACCCGCGGTAGAGCGTCGTCACCCAGTTGAAGACTTTGATCCCGGAGGGGATGCCGACGAAGAAGGTGAGGAACGAGAAGAGCATGGCCGCCAGCTCCGACTGCCCGCTCACGAACATGTGGTGGCCCCAGACGAGAAAACTCACGAACGCGATCCCGAGGCTCGAATAGGCCACTGCCTTGTAGCCGAAGATCTTCTTGTGCGCGTGGGCCGTGATCAGTTCGCTCACAATCCCCATGCCGGGGAGAATCATGATGTACACCGCCGGGTGCGAGTAGAACCAGAAGAAGTGCTGGTAGAGCACCGGGTCGCCCCCCATGGCCGGATCGAAAATCCCGATCCCCGCCACCCGCTCGATCACCAGCAGCAGAAGCGTGATCCCCAGCACCGGCGTCGCCAGCACCTGGATGATCGCGGTCGCATACATCGACCACACGAACAGCGGCATCCGGTACCACGTCATCCCCGGCAGACGGAGCTTGTGAATGGTGACGATGAAGTTCAGCCCCGTGAAGATCGAGGAGAAGCCGAGGATGAAGGCGCCCAGGGTCATCGAGATCACCGAGGTGTCGGTCTGCGTGCTGTAGGGCGTGTAGAACGTCCACCCGGTGTCGGCCGCGCCCGCGACGATCGAGTAGAGCGCGAAGAGCGACCCGAGCATGAAGATGTACCAGCTCGCGAGGTTCAACCGGGGAAACGCCACGTCCCGCGCGCCGAGCATGAGCGGCAGCAGGAAATTGCCGAGAATCGCCGGCACCCCGGGGATGATGAACAGGAAAATCATGATCGCGCCGTGCAGGGTGAACAGCTTGTTGTAGGTGTCGGCGCCCACCAGGTCCCGCCCGGGGTGGAGCAACTCGAGGCGTATGAGCATGGCCAGCACGCCGCCGACGAAGAAGAACACCGCGATCGCGGCCATGTAGAGGATCGCGATGCGCTTGTGGTCGAGCGTCAACAGCCACGATTTCCACCCCCGGGTGGCATTCAGATAATTAACCGCCGTCGCTTCCGCCATGTCGTTACTCACCGGCCGCCTCGCTGTTGGTGGTGTCCAGAGACTTTATGAAAGCAATGAGGGCGTCGATGTCCCGGTCCGTCAGGATTCCCTGGTAGGTGGGCATGACCGGCTGGAACCCGGCCGTGACTCTCGCCTGCGGCTCGAGTACCGACTCCCGGATATAGTTCTCGTCGACTGTGACAAAGTCGCCCGTCTGCAGCGCCTCCCGGCGGCCCCACAGCCCCTGCCAGGTCGGACCCACGCTCGGCTTGCCGTCCAGCGTGTGGCAGGTGTTGCAGGCGCGGCTCGTGTAGAGCCGGCGGCCGTAGTCGGCCGGTGACTCTCCGGCCCCGGGTCCCCCGGTCGAGGCGAGGAATTCCGCGAACTCCCGCTCCGACACCACCTTCACCTTCGCCAGCATCTCCGAATGCCCCGTGCCGCAGTACTCCGTGCAGAACAGGTTGAACGTCCCGGGCCGCGTCGCCTCAAACCACGTGACCGAGTAGCGGTTCGGCAGCACGTCCATTTTCATGCGGAAATCGGGCACGAAAAGGCTGTGGATGACGTCGCGCGAAGACATGAGCAGCTTGACCGGCCGGTCGACCGGGGCCACCAGTTCGTTGACGCTGTTGGCGCCGTTCGGGTAGTCGAACGTCCAGAACCACTTCTGCGCCGTCACCTTGACCTCCAGGGCGTCGCGCGGCACGATCGTCATGCGCATGTAGGCGCGGAAACCCCATACGAACACGATGAGGATGAGCACGGTCGGCACCGCCGTCCACGTGATCTCCAGCGCGAGATTGTGGTCCCGTCCGTAGGTTGTCCCCGTCGGCCGCCGCCGCCGGTAGCGGATGATGAAAAACACCGTCAGGCCGATGACGATGGCGAAGAGCACGGCCGACGCCCAGAAGATGAAGTAGAAAAGGGAATCGACTTCACCGGCCAAAGTCGAGCCGGCCGGCGGGAAAAACAATGTTCCGGTTGTATCCATCGCTCCTTCTCATCCCGCCGGCGCCGGCCGATGCCGCGTGCGGTACGACTCGCGCAGCCACAAAACCAAGAGGAATCCGCCCAGCCCGAGCACCGTCAGCAGGCCGCCGACCAGCATGACATTCTGCGCCAGGACGACATAGCCGCCGGCGCCCGGATCGTAGTGGTAGCAGTACAAAATGACGCGGTCGAGCGTGCTGCCGATCTTCCCGTCGGCGGCCTCCACAAGCGCCAGCTTCAGGTCGCGCGGGTTGTACTGGATGCCGTGGAGGTAGCGCGACACGACTCCCTCGGGGGAGAGCACGTGCACCACCGCCGGGTGGGCATACTCGTCGCGGCTCTCGTCGTAGTAGTAGCGGAACCCGACCGCGTCGGCAAGTTGCGCAATCGCGGCCGAATCGCCGGTGAGAAACGCCCAGCTCGCCGGCGGCGCCGCCGGCCCGAGCTGCGCGAGGTAGCTGGCCTTCTTGGCCGCCGCCAGGTCCGGGGTCTCGCCCGGGTCGATGCTCACCGTGACCACCCGGTACTGCCGCCCCAGGTCCAGCCCGACCCGCGGCAGCGCCTCGGTCAGGCCGTTGAACACGAGGTTGCACAGCATCGGGCACTCGTAGTACCCGAGCACGAGCAGGACCGGCCGGTCCCCGCCGAAATAATCGCCCAGCGCCACCTCCCGCCCCGCCTCGTCGACCAGCCCGAGCCCGCGGGGGATGGTGTCGCCGAGGCGCTCGTGGACATCGATGCCGCGCAGTTCGGGCGGGTCGGTGCGGACCGTCTGGCCGGCCGCCCCCCCGGCCGCCGCGAGGAGCGCGAGGAATCCTATATTTCGGAGGACACGTTGCATGGCCTGTCTTCGTAACCGCCGGCGGGCCGGAAAGGATCCGGAAAACTGTCTCCTTAAATGATCCATATAATCCATTTTACCGGCCGCCCGGAGCCGCCCCCCGGGGCCGTCCGGCATTACCGCGCTTTCGCGGTAAACGCCTCCTGCGCCTGAAGTTCCATGGCCCGTTCGATGGGAATCCGGTAGCTCCCCGCAGCCCCGTCCTGCACCCCGTACGATTCCAGTTGCTCGACCTCCCGCGCCCGCAGCTCCCGCAGCGCCTTCGACTCCGGCGCCCGCTGCTGCTCGTAGGAGATTTCCTCGGTCACGGCGATGAAGTACTCGTTGAGCACGACCGCGAACGCGATGACGAGCAGGGTGAGAAGCACCCCGACCACGAGCGCTTTGGTCACGTTGACGTCGCTCGTGTCGTACCCGGCCTTTTCCTCCCGGCCGGGCGCCGGTTTATTTTCGGTGTCCGTCATATTCCGTTCCTAATTCGTCAGCTGCATGGACCGCTGGAGCCCGGGGTCGCCCACCGGCACGAGCGGCCGCCTCAGGTGCCGCCGCCAGACGTACCAGATGAAGATGCCGCCGATCCCGGCCATGGTCGCCGCGTCGATCCACGAAAACACGGCTCCCGCGCCGGGGAAATTGGGCTGCACGATCCAATGCAGATCCACCCAGTGGATCGCCAGCAGCCACAGACTCACCGTCGTCAGCGCCGCCACGTTGCGCTTGGTGGCTCGGAACACGAGCGCCACAAACGGCAGGCCGAAGTGCCCGAACACGATCGCCAGGCTCACCGCTTTCCACGGCTCCTGCCAGCGCACGAGAAACCAGACTGTCTCCTCAGGGACGTTCGTGTACCAGATGAGGAAGTACTGCGAGAAGGCCATGTAGGCCCAGAATATCACGAACGCGAACATGAGCTTGCCGAGATCGTGGTAGTGCTCCACTGTGACCACCTCGCGGAGCAGACCGCGGCGGCGCTGGTACGACATCAGGACCACCAGCAGCCCGAGGGCGCCGAGGAACCCCCCGGAGTAGATGTACACGCCGAAAATGGTCGAGTACCAGTGCGGGTCGAGCGACATGAGCCAGTCGAAGGCCGCGAACGTCGAGGTCAGCGCAAACAGCAGCATCCCGGGCGCGCTCACCACCCGCAGGCGGCGCCGGACGTCCTCCGGTCCCCCCCGGTCCTGCAGATCC
This genomic interval carries:
- a CDS encoding F0F1 ATP synthase subunit delta, translating into MLAQEVAQRYAHALFDAAREKGLLDAGYSQMADLRTVVRADRTLLNFLTAPQVLDEHKIELLRTVFGSRLQRLFVEFLVVLVGKHRINYLVEIIDEFVERVEKAKGIGRARVISAVPLSGPERENLVGRLSAKTGLQIRLEVRIDPAILGGLIVILHNEIIDGSIRHGLGLIEEQLLKVKVN
- the atpF gene encoding F0F1 ATP synthase subunit B, whose translation is MNFELQQILTHALGFLLTVWILKRYAWGPLMNIMEERRSRIAGEFETIEKEKGKVAAMAAEYEAKLKQIESERRQKLVEAVTEGKRIAEDLKAQARDEAREIAQKARTDLEREVAKARVELKEQMVAITMGAAEKLLREKLDDARHRQLIGRFIDSVEKA
- the atpE gene encoding ATP synthase F0 subunit C — protein: MLGLAAPLAVGLAAIGSGLGIGRAVGSAMEAIGRQPEAAGKIQTAMIIGAAFIEALTIYVFIVYILASGKIGG
- the atpB gene encoding F0F1 ATP synthase subunit A yields the protein MLAYYLTVVATTAAKYAPALAAGVSAEAGGHGAAVSDGHAAGGAHAGPPHLPSLIWLIGWAFGIEDVAWVRFLEHWINVFFAFVVAIFFTIVAMSVYRRRQMIPGRLQNFLEWCVESMYNFIYSILGHETRKYLPFLGTLFFYILALNWIGMIPLGHSPSTSINITASMAVLVFLYAQWTGIRRLGIGGYLYHLAGSPVGAVGWSMVIIMFPLHIIGELAKPFSLSLRLFGNITGEDTLIAVFVTLGIMLISFSPVGVPLQIPFYFLGLLLSTIQALVFTLLSTIYILLMLPHDEAAH
- a CDS encoding AtpZ/AtpI family protein yields the protein MGLLSSGPDDQPGRDLRQIGLLTAVPFLLLGGVLVGYLIGNWADRKLGTEPYLAALGVLMGVAAAALEIVQVVRKASADDSEKRHE
- a CDS encoding DUF420 domain-containing protein, with the translated sequence MSAADLPSLNAVLNGTSTLLLLAGYAAVKRGRADIHRRFMLAALATSALFLASYLVYHARVGSVPYPRHDWTRPVYFGILIPHVILAGVMVPFILLAVRHAWRRRFDRHVRITRWVWPVWLFVSVSGVAIYLMLYGI
- a CDS encoding SCO family protein; protein product: MSKIITIGVILAAVLGGVALVTLYQADKARSELPVLGTVGPFTLTDQFGEPFTDADLTDKLSVVEFFFTGCRGPCPIMNGHFADLYRAFAETDRVQFVSITVDPEADSTARLADYAARFGVSDRRWVFLTGPLDSIVRISETYFMLAADDLPGNHSTRFALVDGRHRIRAYYSGTDAASVDVLRTHLRELLDDLP
- a CDS encoding COX15/CtaA family protein; amino-acid sequence: MKSLWRMALVSTIATYVLIFIGGLVRVSGAGLGCPDWPKCFGRWMPPTDVSQLPPDIDPSRFNFTLAWIEYTNRLSGVIVGLLIAATAVLALVRARRTPGILWPAVAAGLLTALQGWQGRAVITSELAPLVVTVHTVLALVIVSLLIWAAAGAYRQVHPREAGEGLAAWAQRRLLLLWGLAIVQVMLGTRVREGLEAMREDHPAWSAAKAIMAIGAVSHLHMALGIVVAAVTWWTGRGLLRAPGGSAPAVRQAAVAAMVLVGLQILSGLTFIFWDIPPVVQVFHLWIASLYIGTLLLALAAARQPGPVPAGEMRG
- a CDS encoding cytochrome C oxidase subunit IV family protein — translated: MASATHVHTEHVLPLRVYFGVFAALLVLTALTVFIARFHFGALNLVVAMAVAAVKAGLVALFFMHLKYDSKVYAAVFITAVVFLAVFIVLTMSDTMTRGHVDPEKQSPIIPEAVIYRQAAPSADTAAAGG
- a CDS encoding cytochrome c oxidase subunit 3 family protein translates to MEAPGAAGHGHPKHLAHHFSDPAQQKDSAKLGMWIFLLTEVLLFGGLFCAYAVYRAWNPEIFHNGHAFLNTTRGTVNTLVLITSSLTVALAIRFLQMDNRRAAAANLAATLALAGTFLVIKYFEYAHKFHEGQLPGKFYTFQGMEGTNPHVFFSVYFLMTGLHGIHVLVGMGVITWVLARTLRNHFSAEYYTPVELTGLYWHLVDLIWIFLFPLFYLVG
- the ctaD gene encoding cytochrome c oxidase subunit I, producing MAEATAVNYLNATRGWKSWLLTLDHKRIAILYMAAIAVFFFVGGVLAMLIRLELLHPGRDLVGADTYNKLFTLHGAIMIFLFIIPGVPAILGNFLLPLMLGARDVAFPRLNLASWYIFMLGSLFALYSIVAGAADTGWTFYTPYSTQTDTSVISMTLGAFILGFSSIFTGLNFIVTIHKLRLPGMTWYRMPLFVWSMYATAIIQVLATPVLGITLLLLVIERVAGIGIFDPAMGGDPVLYQHFFWFYSHPAVYIMILPGMGIVSELITAHAHKKIFGYKAVAYSSLGIAFVSFLVWGHHMFVSGQSELAAMLFSFLTFFVGIPSGIKVFNWVTTLYRGSIKLTTPMLYALSFLFLFSIGGFTGIMLGALAVDVHVHDTYFIVAHFHYVMMGGTVIAFLGGLHHWWPKMFGRMYNEPWAKVACALIFVGFNVTFGSQFLLGLHGMPRRYYNYLDQYQPLHAFSTFGSWILGAGFVIMAIYLIHSLARGRRAGSNPWRALTLEWETPSPPPTENFPFTPSLAHGPYDYDRVIPVNVEPGGRAVRPEVVS
- the coxB gene encoding cytochrome c oxidase subunit II, with product MDTTGTLFFPPAGSTLAGEVDSLFYFIFWASAVLFAIVIGLTVFFIIRYRRRRPTGTTYGRDHNLALEITWTAVPTVLILIVFVWGFRAYMRMTIVPRDALEVKVTAQKWFWTFDYPNGANSVNELVAPVDRPVKLLMSSRDVIHSLFVPDFRMKMDVLPNRYSVTWFEATRPGTFNLFCTEYCGTGHSEMLAKVKVVSEREFAEFLASTGGPGAGESPADYGRRLYTSRACNTCHTLDGKPSVGPTWQGLWGRREALQTGDFVTVDENYIRESVLEPQARVTAGFQPVMPTYQGILTDRDIDALIAFIKSLDTTNSEAAGE
- a CDS encoding SCO family protein, with protein sequence MQRVLRNIGFLALLAAAGGAAGQTVRTDPPELRGIDVHERLGDTIPRGLGLVDEAGREVALGDYFGGDRPVLLVLGYYECPMLCNLVFNGLTEALPRVGLDLGRQYRVVTVSIDPGETPDLAAAKKASYLAQLGPAAPPASWAFLTGDSAAIAQLADAVGFRYYYDESRDEYAHPAVVHVLSPEGVVSRYLHGIQYNPRDLKLALVEAADGKIGSTLDRVILYCYHYDPGAGGYVVLAQNVMLVGGLLTVLGLGGFLLVLWLRESYRTRHRPAPAG